From Bacillus pumilus, one genomic window encodes:
- a CDS encoding metal-dependent hydrolase, which yields MDTGTHVVMGISLGGLALLDPAVSADPHMAHAVMLATIAGSQAPDIDTVLKLKNNAVYIRNHRGFTHSIPAVLFWSILIPAVIFPFVPGADLLHLWLWTLLAVVLHVFVDIFNAYGTQAIRPFSKKWVALGIINTFDPFIFFTHLVAIVVWAIGGHPGYTFISLYAVIFCYYIVRVIMQLQIKHQLRAQFDEIEDIIISPTMKFRQWRIAVKCKSSFHVGRSMNGEVVILDTFNRVPVPDTEIMKIAKQDENISAFLSFSPVYRWEVDKYKDHYEVRFIDLRYRSKGHYPFVAICHIDMDHQIKNSYTGWIFSEEKLQKKLRLGSV from the coding sequence TTGGATACTGGTACTCATGTAGTAATGGGCATTTCTCTTGGGGGACTTGCACTTTTAGATCCAGCCGTCAGCGCAGATCCACACATGGCACATGCCGTGATGCTCGCGACCATTGCCGGCTCCCAAGCACCAGACATTGATACTGTGCTAAAACTAAAAAATAATGCGGTTTATATAAGAAATCACAGAGGATTTACACATTCCATTCCAGCTGTACTGTTCTGGTCAATACTGATACCGGCTGTGATTTTCCCATTTGTGCCGGGGGCGGATTTACTTCATCTGTGGTTATGGACTCTATTAGCCGTTGTGCTCCATGTGTTTGTCGATATTTTCAATGCATACGGCACACAGGCCATTCGTCCATTTTCAAAGAAATGGGTAGCGCTTGGGATCATTAACACGTTTGATCCTTTCATCTTTTTTACACACCTTGTCGCCATTGTCGTTTGGGCCATTGGCGGTCATCCCGGCTATACGTTCATCTCGCTGTATGCCGTGATTTTCTGTTACTATATCGTCAGGGTGATCATGCAGCTTCAGATTAAACATCAGCTGCGTGCACAATTCGATGAAATTGAAGACATTATTATTTCGCCTACAATGAAGTTTAGACAATGGCGTATTGCTGTGAAATGTAAATCTTCTTTCCATGTTGGGCGCAGCATGAATGGAGAGGTCGTCATTTTAGACACCTTTAACCGTGTGCCGGTCCCGGATACTGAAATTATGAAAATTGCCAAGCAAGATGAAAACATTTCAGCCTTTCTCTCCTTCTCCCCTGTCTACCGGTGGGAAGTGGATAAATACAAGGATCATTATGAGGTGCGGTTCATTGATTTGCGCTACCGCAGCAAAGGTCACTATCCTTTTGTCGCGATCTGCCATATCGACATGGACCACCAAATCAAAAATTCCTATACCGGCTGGATTTTCAGTGAAGAAAAACTGCAAAAAAAATTAAGACTCGGCTCTGTGTGA
- a CDS encoding YfhE family protein, which yields MKKKEHQPTSKLKKTQEVLYQQEFKKAERAAAEKRNK from the coding sequence ATGAAGAAAAAAGAACACCAGCCAACTTCAAAGCTGAAGAAAACCCAGGAAGTCCTGTATCAGCAGGAATTCAAAAAAGCAGAAAGAGCAGCAGCAGAAAAAAGAAACAAATAA
- a CDS encoding sigma-70 family RNA polymerase sigma factor, whose amino-acid sequence MDYRLLLKAKWKEIVDHPLIQQFLSNPKNQQLLRQVMEEPNEENAKKLDSEFKQFYQKIRIIKYISTMIRIFSVDFDKRVKKKQQRFPLILDHPDQQEVKDPVQTDTYEAVLFNQQDLGEHLQDKTLYKAYQQLTDKQKMVLTQIYVEGQTMKEIADQSGESRQNISNIHKKALNKLKEETGGDVRERRQNHQWRNGRTH is encoded by the coding sequence ATGGATTATCGGCTGTTATTGAAAGCAAAATGGAAGGAAATCGTTGATCACCCGCTCATTCAGCAATTTTTAAGCAACCCTAAAAACCAGCAGCTGCTCCGGCAAGTCATGGAAGAGCCAAACGAAGAAAATGCGAAAAAACTAGATTCCGAGTTCAAGCAGTTTTATCAAAAAATCCGCATCATCAAGTATATCTCCACAATGATACGCATCTTTTCAGTCGACTTTGACAAACGAGTAAAAAAGAAGCAGCAGCGTTTTCCGCTCATACTCGATCATCCTGATCAACAAGAAGTGAAAGATCCTGTTCAAACAGATACGTATGAAGCCGTGCTCTTCAACCAGCAAGACTTAGGAGAGCACCTGCAAGACAAAACATTGTACAAGGCCTACCAGCAGCTCACAGACAAACAAAAAATGGTCTTAACCCAAATCTATGTCGAAGGCCAAACGATGAAGGAAATAGCTGATCAGTCAGGCGAATCAAGACAAAATATCTCAAACATTCACAAAAAAGCACTCAACAAACTAAAAGAAGAAACAGGGGGAGATGTCCGTGAACGAAGACAAAATCACCAATGGAGAAATGGAAGAACTCATTGA
- a CDS encoding nitroreductase family protein codes for MPEIKQQTEALTVRDAVRYRRSIRKFKETPVTIEQLQPLLEDAVYAPNHKITEPWRFLYAVTDEAKATFVDRFIAFFQRNNPDAKEEKINQYRDYFSKVPALLLVVLKEDENPVVRNDDFAAVSALIQNFQLLAWDQGIGMVWKSGRILYDKGFQQDMGLKENERFAAILHIGYPEEVPEEKSRQKASSLLTEIQ; via the coding sequence ATGCCAGAAATCAAACAACAAACAGAAGCGTTAACGGTTCGAGACGCTGTCAGATATAGACGATCCATTCGAAAATTCAAAGAGACGCCGGTGACCATTGAGCAGCTTCAGCCGTTATTAGAGGATGCAGTCTATGCACCGAACCATAAAATCACGGAGCCATGGCGCTTTCTATATGCGGTGACGGATGAGGCCAAAGCAACTTTTGTTGATCGCTTCATTGCGTTCTTTCAGCGCAACAACCCAGATGCAAAGGAAGAAAAGATCAATCAATATAGAGATTACTTTTCTAAGGTCCCAGCGCTTTTACTTGTCGTGCTAAAAGAAGACGAGAACCCTGTGGTGAGAAATGATGATTTTGCCGCCGTGAGTGCGCTTATTCAAAACTTCCAGCTGCTTGCGTGGGATCAAGGGATCGGTATGGTCTGGAAGAGCGGCCGCATTTTATATGACAAAGGCTTTCAACAAGACATGGGCTTAAAGGAAAACGAGCGTTTTGCTGCGATCCTTCACATTGGTTATCCAGAAGAGGTGCCTGAGGAAAAATCACGTCAGAAAGCATCAAGTCTTTTAACTGAAATTCAATAA
- a CDS encoding YfhH family protein: MEKRYSEMTEYELKQEIASLSEKARKAEQLGIVNEYAVLERKIDMAKAYLLDPALIQTKTTYQIKDTDEQFYVEYLNGVFAWGYRVSAPNKEDALPISMLTQKD, from the coding sequence ATGGAAAAACGCTATAGTGAGATGACGGAATACGAATTGAAGCAGGAGATTGCCTCTCTTTCTGAAAAAGCACGAAAGGCTGAACAGCTTGGCATTGTAAATGAATATGCCGTCTTAGAACGGAAAATCGATATGGCGAAAGCCTACTTATTAGATCCAGCTCTCATTCAAACCAAAACGACATATCAAATCAAAGATACAGACGAGCAATTTTACGTAGAATATCTAAATGGTGTATTTGCATGGGGATACAGAGTATCGGCTCCAAATAAGGAAGATGCCCTGCCGATTTCAATGCTTACGCAAAAGGACTGA
- a CDS encoding glycosyltransferase family 2 protein, which translates to MERELLSVIIPSYNEGENIRRIFEALEEEFRDFHYNFEIIFVNDGSKDNTLQYMRELSRKSAKVKYISFSRNFGKEAAILAGLEYAKGVAAIIMDADLQHPTYLIQDFVRGYEEGYHQVIAKRNRKGDSKLRSYLASMYYKVMNKVVEVDLRDGVGDFRLISRQAIDALLQLKEGNRFSKGLFCWIGFEEKVIYYENVERQHGDTKWSLKKLFNYGIDGVISFNNRPLRICFYTGILILFLSLIYIVATFIQIVRTGVMVPGYFTLISAVLFLGGVQLLSLGVIGEYIGRIYYETKKRPHYLIQESNVMQQETSSKEQDRVLTQLFK; encoded by the coding sequence ATGGAACGAGAATTGCTCTCTGTTATAATTCCTTCTTACAATGAAGGTGAAAACATCAGACGAATCTTTGAGGCACTCGAGGAAGAGTTTCGCGATTTTCATTATAACTTTGAAATCATCTTTGTGAATGATGGAAGCAAGGACAACACACTTCAATACATGAGAGAGCTCTCTCGCAAAAGTGCAAAGGTCAAATACATTTCCTTCTCGCGTAACTTTGGGAAGGAAGCCGCTATTCTGGCAGGACTTGAATATGCGAAGGGAGTAGCTGCGATCATCATGGACGCCGACCTGCAGCACCCGACGTATTTGATTCAGGATTTTGTCAGAGGATATGAAGAAGGCTATCATCAAGTCATTGCCAAACGGAACCGTAAAGGAGACAGCAAGCTTCGCTCTTACTTAGCATCCATGTACTATAAAGTGATGAACAAGGTAGTAGAAGTGGACTTGCGTGATGGCGTCGGGGATTTCCGTTTAATTTCACGCCAAGCAATCGATGCATTGCTTCAGCTGAAAGAGGGAAATCGTTTTTCAAAAGGGCTTTTTTGCTGGATTGGGTTTGAAGAAAAGGTCATCTATTATGAAAATGTAGAAAGACAGCATGGTGATACAAAATGGTCACTGAAGAAGTTATTTAACTATGGCATAGATGGCGTCATTTCTTTTAACAACCGCCCGCTGCGTATTTGTTTTTATACTGGCATACTGATCTTATTCCTCTCTTTGATTTACATCGTGGCCACCTTTATTCAAATTGTCAGAACGGGCGTGATGGTACCGGGTTATTTCACTTTAATATCGGCTGTGCTTTTCCTCGGAGGTGTCCAGCTTTTGAGTCTAGGTGTGATTGGAGAATATATTGGCCGTATCTATTATGAAACGAAAAAGAGGCCGCATTATTTGATCCAAGAATCAAATGTCATGCAGCAAGAGACAAGCTCAAAGGAACAAGACCGAGTGTTAACACAGTTATTTAAATAA
- a CDS encoding regulatory YrvL family protein, whose translation MQQSVHALWQGVKWLMAISVVCYIFLLFCVLFFHLTGAFYQSILSLLLFMGIYVVLGISFEHLEHVLMQFVRKCRSKKRSIVFYAILFHLLFIWGAVYLSDELVDGIWLSTSEEILFALSLWLFHFLFDYATFPFEKEAS comes from the coding sequence ATGCAGCAATCTGTTCACGCTTTATGGCAAGGGGTGAAGTGGCTGATGGCGATATCGGTTGTCTGTTACATATTTTTGTTGTTTTGTGTGCTGTTCTTTCATTTGACGGGTGCTTTTTATCAATCAATTTTATCGCTGCTACTGTTTATGGGCATCTATGTTGTACTCGGGATATCTTTTGAACATCTGGAGCACGTGCTCATGCAGTTTGTTCGAAAGTGCCGGTCTAAAAAACGATCCATCGTTTTCTATGCCATTTTATTTCACCTTTTGTTTATTTGGGGTGCTGTTTATTTATCAGACGAATTGGTTGACGGCATTTGGCTGTCTACTTCTGAGGAAATTCTTTTTGCCCTTAGTCTTTGGTTGTTTCATTTTTTGTTTGATTATGCGACGTTTCCGTTTGAGAAAGAAGCTTCGTGA
- a CDS encoding YfhD family protein, producing MKKDQHQKSNHELAAQETDGEYVEFSKELADPNDVKAMARMKAADQRAKKQ from the coding sequence TTGAAAAAAGACCAACACCAAAAATCCAACCACGAGCTTGCAGCACAAGAGACGGATGGCGAATATGTTGAATTTTCCAAAGAACTTGCAGATCCGAATGACGTAAAAGCAATGGCACGTATGAAAGCAGCCGACCAGCGCGCCAAAAAACAATAA
- a CDS encoding DinB family protein, with the protein MTLNKESITDHYEHTLEWVQSLVEITDEEWRRGIADGKWSIAEIIAHFVPWDEFILHDRLKEFWNNRPLSKAPDVHEMNRQSAKRARHEERSETIGRFITVRTELLQEIKKIEASRWNTCFFIGQSELTLSSYFQGLIDHDIHHMKQIKEALSPERR; encoded by the coding sequence TTGACGTTAAACAAAGAATCCATTACTGATCATTATGAACACACCCTTGAATGGGTACAGTCACTAGTGGAAATAACAGACGAAGAATGGCGCAGAGGCATCGCTGATGGAAAGTGGAGCATTGCTGAGATCATCGCACATTTCGTTCCGTGGGATGAATTTATTTTACACGATCGCCTAAAGGAATTTTGGAACAATCGTCCATTATCTAAGGCACCTGATGTGCATGAAATGAATCGGCAGTCAGCCAAAAGGGCGAGGCACGAAGAGAGAAGCGAGACGATTGGACGATTTATTACTGTCAGAACAGAATTGCTTCAAGAAATAAAGAAAATCGAAGCATCTCGCTGGAATACATGTTTTTTTATCGGTCAATCCGAGCTGACGTTATCAAGTTATTTTCAAGGACTGATTGATCACGACATCCATCATATGAAGCAGATCAAAGAAGCGCTCTCTCCAGAAAGACGATAG
- the recX gene encoding recombination regulator RecX yields MPYITKISAQKNNTERVNIFLDEKYAFSVDLDVLVQHDLKKGKELDEADIIEIQFGDAVKKGFQQAVDYLSYRMRSVKEVTDYLTKKEIPAPAISEIIHKLKHYKYVNDLEFAEAYVSTHRKTNSKGPSVLKKELKLKGIDDDTIEQALSQYPDDLQLEEAVKQVLKLVRKEKNRSAKEIEQRIKLQLQRKGFSFGIIDKALQEAYDGQEEEKEEEALLYMLEKAKRKVGYDGSFEKKMKVKQFLFRKGFDLDTIDHVLDKGE; encoded by the coding sequence ATGCCCTATATTACAAAAATCTCCGCTCAGAAAAACAATACGGAGCGGGTGAACATCTTTCTTGATGAAAAGTACGCCTTTAGCGTTGATCTAGATGTGCTCGTCCAGCACGATTTGAAAAAAGGGAAAGAGCTGGACGAAGCAGATATCATTGAAATTCAATTCGGTGATGCTGTGAAAAAAGGATTTCAGCAGGCCGTCGATTATTTATCCTACCGAATGAGATCGGTGAAAGAAGTGACCGATTATTTGACGAAAAAAGAAATTCCAGCGCCTGCTATTAGTGAAATTATACACAAATTAAAGCATTACAAGTATGTAAATGATCTCGAATTTGCGGAAGCCTATGTAAGCACCCACCGTAAAACGAACAGCAAAGGGCCGTCCGTCCTGAAAAAAGAGTTAAAGCTTAAAGGCATAGACGATGACACCATTGAACAAGCGCTATCGCAATATCCTGATGACTTACAGCTGGAGGAAGCTGTGAAGCAGGTTCTCAAGCTTGTGAGAAAAGAAAAAAATCGTTCTGCAAAAGAGATCGAGCAGCGTATCAAGCTTCAGCTGCAGCGAAAGGGATTTTCGTTTGGGATCATTGATAAAGCCCTTCAAGAAGCCTATGATGGACAAGAAGAGGAAAAGGAAGAAGAAGCCCTCCTCTATATGCTGGAGAAGGCAAAACGCAAGGTAGGATATGACGGATCATTTGAAAAGAAGATGAAAGTGAAGCAATTTTTATTCAGAAAAGGCTTTGATCTTGATACAATTGATCACGTTTTAGACAAAGGGGAATGA
- a CDS encoding TIGR01777 family oxidoreductase codes for MNIAITGGTGFIGQHVTKVLAAEGHHLYILTRNPKESEQNHLHYVQWLTEGAAPEHELPAIDVWINLAGKSIFTRWTDKTKEGILSSRIQSTQEVRRIIEAQESKPSVLIQASAVGIYGTSQTGDFTEESPPADTDFLSHTSKLWEAEGQKIEALGIRTVYTRFGVVLGEKGTLPLMTLPYKLFAGGTIGSGSQWVSWVHVEDAAHLIAYAIHHDDFSGPLNVTSPNPVQMKQLGQTIASALHRPHWLKVPSFVIQTALGEMSLLVLEGQRALPKKALLSSYDFLHPELKEAILHSEE; via the coding sequence TTGAATATCGCCATCACCGGAGGAACCGGTTTTATCGGCCAGCACGTCACTAAAGTGCTCGCTGCTGAAGGACATCATCTATATATTTTAACAAGAAATCCAAAGGAATCCGAACAAAATCATTTACACTATGTGCAGTGGCTGACAGAAGGTGCTGCGCCTGAGCATGAACTGCCTGCCATTGATGTCTGGATTAACCTTGCTGGAAAATCCATTTTCACACGCTGGACAGACAAGACAAAAGAAGGCATCCTCTCTAGCCGTATTCAATCCACACAAGAAGTGAGGCGCATTATAGAAGCGCAGGAATCGAAACCATCTGTGCTCATTCAAGCTAGTGCTGTCGGAATTTATGGCACGTCTCAAACAGGAGATTTTACGGAGGAATCACCTCCTGCGGATACTGATTTCTTAAGTCATACCTCAAAGCTTTGGGAAGCTGAGGGGCAAAAGATTGAAGCACTCGGCATTCGTACCGTCTACACACGGTTTGGTGTCGTGTTAGGAGAAAAAGGTACACTGCCACTGATGACTCTGCCATATAAGCTGTTTGCCGGCGGGACGATCGGCTCTGGTTCGCAATGGGTTTCATGGGTTCATGTCGAAGATGCGGCACACCTCATTGCTTATGCGATACACCATGACGACTTCTCAGGTCCACTCAATGTCACATCACCGAATCCTGTGCAAATGAAGCAGCTCGGACAAACGATTGCGTCTGCCCTTCACCGCCCTCACTGGCTGAAGGTCCCATCCTTTGTCATTCAAACGGCACTTGGTGAAATGTCATTACTTGTTTTAGAAGGCCAGCGTGCGCTGCCGAAAAAGGCGCTGCTTTCTTCTTATGACTTTTTGCATCCTGAACTAAAAGAAGCGATTTTGCATTCAGAGGAATAA
- a CDS encoding YfhO family protein — protein sequence MMKRRWIIIGMCLILALLGHSFFLYEYTQGRYMTGDGDGISQMLPFKKLLYDEYVKGNFFYSYQFGLGGGTYTQLGYYFTTSAVFMVTVAVVWLMNTLHFIQSTDIHFWAHAVIWLSVIKLTLILIIAYRVLLSMVQNRLSALTGAAIYGLSIVYFRHQTFWEFFTDSMMWLPLLVLGVERIFKTGKPAWFILACSLMLINNFYFAYIHFIFLAIYLVFRYMIKLRSEERGWKVFWTLAISTLLSFGISAAFFIPSVYGFLNNVRPPYEQAIPWFELHDHLLFASRVYLLPVIFLICMFLVPLYRNRWFFMFTSISILLIVFHFSPKMASVFNGFSAPQYRFEYILAFTVGAVVAITIKHFSQIEWKWKKRAVLGAWIAFLLTVALSERAKGNMDVVVFTGIGLLVISLFFLWIHAEKRQHLRLFSSVLIVFSLLTAGVYQQGYLSERSNIKEVSDTYMKSEAYAGPEQMKLIQQIQSRSKDPLARIDWMNGVRNNTPLFEGFQGMSVYSSILNQHLLNFYWNDLQIDMGRESVSRYATMGDRANLYSLTYGKYYMRNNMMPYSPPAYFKPILESEHYEVYENTRPLPFARTTSTVYSEKSLKNASALDKEHAMLQGVILDKKGNAEIERAADRVKDTNVHTEQAVYENGVLDVYGEKGGLNITLPDDMARSGDVYVSFYVKRTDRNAGFQLSVDDYVTSRKSNTSIYKTGVNEVTIRVPAEKILSIRVPKGTYELNQMKLYQEPYRVLEKAYEKEKQDDGSQKVKLKNNRFTISYDNKRGDNYMILPVPYEKGWELTVNGHKTDIEKANYTFIGFPIEKGKNEIVLTYYPPYIRILALISLISLIGAILYARRKHKKHHFSS from the coding sequence ATGATGAAACGTAGATGGATAATCATTGGAATGTGCCTCATTCTTGCTTTATTAGGCCACTCCTTTTTCTTATATGAATATACGCAAGGCCGGTACATGACAGGAGATGGGGACGGCATCTCGCAAATGCTCCCATTTAAAAAGCTGCTTTACGACGAATATGTCAAAGGGAATTTCTTTTATTCCTATCAATTCGGTCTAGGCGGCGGTACATACACGCAATTAGGGTATTATTTCACAACGTCGGCGGTCTTTATGGTGACAGTCGCTGTCGTCTGGCTGATGAATACGCTTCATTTCATACAGTCAACGGACATTCATTTCTGGGCACATGCTGTGATTTGGCTGAGCGTGATCAAGCTGACGCTCATTCTAATCATCGCTTACCGTGTGCTTCTTTCAATGGTTCAAAATAGACTAAGTGCATTGACAGGTGCCGCAATTTACGGACTGTCTATTGTGTATTTTCGGCATCAAACATTTTGGGAGTTTTTTACCGACAGCATGATGTGGCTTCCGCTGCTTGTGCTTGGGGTTGAACGGATATTCAAAACGGGTAAGCCGGCTTGGTTTATTTTGGCGTGCAGCCTGATGCTCATAAACAACTTTTACTTTGCTTATATTCATTTTATCTTTTTAGCGATCTATCTTGTTTTCAGATATATGATCAAGCTGCGAAGTGAGGAGCGCGGGTGGAAGGTGTTCTGGACGCTTGCGATCTCTACGCTGTTATCCTTTGGGATCAGTGCCGCCTTTTTTATCCCGTCTGTTTATGGCTTTCTCAATAATGTAAGACCACCGTATGAACAGGCCATTCCTTGGTTCGAGCTGCATGATCATCTGCTGTTTGCAAGCAGGGTGTATTTATTACCCGTGATTTTTCTGATTTGTATGTTCCTCGTTCCGCTTTACCGAAACAGATGGTTTTTCATGTTCACATCCATCAGTATTCTGCTCATTGTTTTTCACTTTAGCCCAAAGATGGCGAGCGTGTTTAATGGTTTTTCGGCACCGCAGTACAGGTTTGAATACATTCTTGCCTTTACAGTTGGAGCGGTCGTTGCCATCACCATCAAGCATTTCTCACAAATCGAGTGGAAATGGAAAAAGCGTGCGGTCTTAGGCGCCTGGATCGCATTCCTTCTCACTGTCGCCCTTTCAGAACGAGCAAAGGGAAACATGGATGTCGTTGTATTTACAGGCATAGGACTGCTTGTGATCAGCTTGTTCTTCCTATGGATTCATGCCGAAAAACGCCAGCACCTTCGTCTCTTTTCATCTGTGCTCATTGTCTTTAGCTTATTGACAGCAGGTGTGTATCAGCAGGGCTACTTATCTGAAAGAAGCAATATCAAGGAAGTATCAGATACGTATATGAAAAGTGAAGCGTATGCTGGGCCTGAGCAAATGAAGCTGATCCAGCAGATTCAAAGCCGCTCAAAAGATCCGCTCGCCCGTATTGATTGGATGAACGGCGTGCGAAACAATACCCCGTTATTTGAAGGCTTTCAAGGCATGAGTGTGTATTCAAGTATATTGAATCAGCATTTGCTCAATTTCTACTGGAATGACCTGCAAATCGATATGGGAAGGGAAAGTGTCAGCCGGTATGCAACAATGGGAGACAGGGCGAATTTATACAGCCTGACCTACGGAAAGTATTATATGAGAAACAACATGATGCCTTACTCACCGCCAGCTTATTTTAAACCAATATTAGAAAGCGAGCATTATGAGGTATATGAAAATACACGGCCGCTGCCATTTGCAAGAACAACGAGCACCGTTTATTCAGAAAAATCCTTAAAGAATGCCTCAGCACTTGATAAAGAGCATGCGATGCTGCAAGGCGTCATTTTAGACAAAAAAGGAAACGCTGAAATCGAGCGCGCAGCAGATCGAGTCAAAGATACCAATGTTCATACTGAACAAGCTGTATACGAAAATGGTGTGCTTGATGTATATGGAGAAAAGGGCGGCCTGAATATCACACTGCCAGATGATATGGCCCGTTCAGGGGATGTGTATGTGAGCTTTTATGTGAAGCGGACCGACCGTAACGCAGGGTTTCAGTTATCCGTTGACGACTACGTCACCTCACGAAAAAGCAATACATCCATCTACAAAACAGGCGTAAATGAAGTGACGATTCGAGTCCCTGCGGAAAAGATCCTCTCCATTCGAGTACCAAAAGGGACATATGAGCTCAATCAAATGAAGCTGTATCAAGAACCTTACCGCGTCCTAGAAAAAGCATATGAAAAAGAAAAACAGGATGATGGCAGCCAAAAAGTAAAGCTTAAAAATAACCGCTTTACGATTTCATATGATAACAAGCGCGGCGATAATTATATGATTCTGCCTGTTCCATATGAAAAAGGCTGGGAGCTCACGGTGAACGGACACAAAACCGATATTGAAAAAGCCAACTACACTTTTATTGGTTTTCCAATAGAAAAAGGAAAAAACGAGATTGTGCTAACCTACTATCCGCCTTATATCAGAATTCTCGCATTGATTTCATTGATCAGTTTGATTGGTGCGATCCTCTATGCACGGAGAAAACACAAGAAACACCACTTTTCATCATAA
- a CDS encoding YpzG family protein codes for MSSNGKSYMEDFVQLRTTAYPQPWANAKHSASQVNGETQQTQHDIVLQNNVRKQRSK; via the coding sequence ATGAGTTCAAATGGGAAATCGTATATGGAAGACTTTGTTCAATTAAGGACAACCGCTTACCCTCAACCATGGGCGAATGCAAAGCATTCTGCCTCTCAGGTCAACGGAGAAACGCAGCAAACGCAGCACGACATCGTACTTCAGAACAACGTCCGTAAACAGCGTTCGAAGTAA
- the rsoA gene encoding sigma-O factor regulator RsoA → MSVNEDKITNGEMEELIETFTPMIKKKLQNTAYQEREDLEQELYIKLIEKVDRLIYQEGPGFWEFIVEYMTKL, encoded by the coding sequence ATGTCCGTGAACGAAGACAAAATCACCAATGGAGAAATGGAAGAACTCATTGAAACTTTCACACCCATGATCAAAAAGAAACTACAAAACACGGCATATCAAGAAAGAGAAGACCTCGAACAAGAACTCTATATCAAACTCATCGAAAAAGTAGACCGGCTGATTTACCAAGAGGGACCTGGGTTTTGGGAGTTTATTGTGGAATATATGACGAAGTTGTAA
- a CDS encoding YfhJ family protein yields the protein MEQYFERLTEQLMEKNNMLTYEEARTWVELLWSDFETTYAKAGRKYKGQETTERIVQEWIESYGAQLHLFQNKQSKANEHLQGQNKGLLH from the coding sequence ATGGAACAATACTTTGAGCGACTAACAGAACAACTCATGGAAAAAAACAATATGCTGACATATGAAGAAGCACGTACATGGGTAGAGCTGCTTTGGAGTGATTTTGAAACGACCTATGCAAAGGCTGGCCGCAAGTATAAAGGACAGGAAACAACAGAACGGATTGTCCAAGAATGGATTGAGAGCTACGGTGCGCAGCTGCATTTATTTCAAAATAAACAATCAAAGGCAAACGAGCATCTGCAAGGGCAGAACAAAGGGCTGCTTCATTAA
- a CDS encoding small, acid-soluble spore protein K translates to MRNKAKGFPNQVNHKFEGEPGATDAYASKRPNGETNTRPQERMRASGKR, encoded by the coding sequence ATGCGTAATAAAGCAAAAGGCTTTCCAAATCAAGTGAATCACAAATTTGAAGGCGAACCAGGCGCCACAGATGCTTATGCGTCTAAAAGGCCGAATGGTGAGACGAATACACGTCCACAGGAACGTATGAGGGCATCAGGGAAACGCTAA
- a CDS encoding YvrJ family protein, with protein METFFSEEWLKQLGQAGFPAILTVYLLTRFERKFDELSKLIQRLVAAQKNDESD; from the coding sequence ATGGAGACCTTTTTTTCGGAGGAGTGGCTGAAGCAGCTCGGTCAGGCTGGCTTCCCTGCCATTTTGACGGTTTACTTGCTGACACGCTTTGAACGAAAGTTTGATGAATTAAGCAAACTCATCCAACGATTAGTCGCTGCTCAAAAAAATGATGAATCAGATTGA